One window of Desulfobacca acetoxidans DSM 11109 genomic DNA carries:
- a CDS encoding four helix bundle protein gives MLNYRELVVWQRAMDLVELIYKKSRNFPKEEVYGLTGQIRRAAVSIPSNLAEGQGRKSTKEFINYLSMVLGSLREVETQVLIAPRLNYLKPEETKAILEIASEVGRLLNALNIPNPSED, from the coding sequence GTGTTGAATTATCGGGAGTTGGTCGTTTGGCAGAGAGCGATGGACCTGGTGGAGCTGATTTACAAGAAGTCCAGGAATTTCCCTAAAGAGGAAGTATACGGGCTGACCGGTCAGATTCGGCGGGCTGCGGTGTCGATACCTTCGAACCTTGCCGAGGGGCAGGGGCGGAAATCCACCAAGGAGTTTATAAATTATCTGTCGATGGTCCTTGGGTCCTTGAGGGAAGTGGAAACCCAGGTTTTAATAGCGCCACGTCTGAATTATCTCAAACCAGAGGAGACGAAAGCCATCCTGGAGATCGCGTCGGAAGTGGGAAGATTACTCAACGCCCTCAACATACCTAACCCCTCAGAAGACTAA
- a CDS encoding lytic transglycosylase domain-containing protein, with translation MRSIGLLLLFGGFLFLMPAATIAKIKLFIDSQGKVHITNQDNNDKDTPKIPPLTGHSKDAEKSGERPLAPGAPPSPPAIKDNLEKGPQNILLRAVSRQSTDRPSPQPMAKISGIVDRRQATAVEEDLIEVRLNEKGFLCITNVSKEEPKANGAAANTRVVQPVSHIPAFSKTCLDQGGKSTPSGLIIPADATVPRETSWLTTLSERNIRRHCDKQGTIHITNVVLTKKKRAMAATPADPGTALPLALDKTKNPSATLGQSPHKNANPSVIVRKDKGGRLHIYTKEPDSHLAKIPAPPELGAIDPSLAAIVMEAAQNYRLPASLILALIRLESNFSPLAVSPKGAMGLMQLMPGTAADLGLHDPFCPRENVMAGSRYLREMINCFNGSMPLAVAAYNAGPQRVVQAGYQIPEIKETKQFVSQVMGLQGLLEKSPMFSLSK, from the coding sequence ATGCGATCTATTGGACTGCTGCTTCTCTTTGGCGGTTTTCTTTTCCTGATGCCTGCTGCGACCATCGCCAAGATAAAGCTGTTTATCGATAGTCAAGGAAAAGTCCATATTACTAATCAGGATAATAATGACAAAGATACTCCAAAAATCCCGCCACTCACTGGTCATTCCAAAGACGCCGAAAAATCTGGGGAACGGCCCTTGGCGCCGGGTGCGCCCCCTTCTCCCCCAGCCATAAAGGATAATTTAGAAAAAGGTCCTCAAAACATTCTCTTAAGAGCCGTATCCAGACAATCTACGGATAGGCCATCGCCGCAGCCAATGGCAAAAATATCAGGGATAGTCGATCGGCGTCAGGCAACCGCGGTTGAGGAAGATCTTATAGAGGTTAGACTAAACGAAAAGGGATTTTTGTGTATCACCAATGTCAGCAAAGAGGAGCCCAAGGCAAATGGTGCAGCCGCCAACACCAGGGTGGTTCAGCCGGTCTCTCACATACCGGCGTTTTCAAAAACTTGCCTGGACCAGGGGGGAAAATCCACACCATCGGGCTTAATTATCCCGGCTGACGCCACAGTGCCAAGGGAAACCTCTTGGCTGACAACTCTGTCGGAAAGAAATATTCGCCGGCATTGCGATAAGCAGGGGACGATACACATCACCAATGTGGTCTTGACCAAAAAAAAACGGGCTATGGCGGCAACTCCTGCCGATCCCGGCACAGCCCTGCCTCTGGCCCTGGATAAAACTAAAAACCCTTCTGCCACTCTGGGCCAGTCGCCTCACAAAAATGCCAACCCGTCCGTGATCGTACGAAAAGACAAGGGGGGCCGGTTACATATCTACACTAAGGAACCGGATAGTCATTTAGCAAAAATTCCCGCCCCGCCGGAGTTGGGCGCAATCGATCCCTCCCTCGCCGCCATTGTTATGGAGGCGGCTCAGAATTATCGGCTGCCAGCGTCGTTAATTCTGGCCCTTATTCGCCTGGAATCAAATTTTTCACCATTGGCAGTCTCACCCAAAGGGGCCATGGGCTTAATGCAGTTGATGCCGGGGACGGCAGCCGATTTAGGGCTGCACGATCCTTTCTGTCCCCGGGAAAACGTGATGGCCGGAAGCCGGTATCTGCGGGAGATGATAAATTGTTTCAATGGGTCCATGCCGTTAGCCGTGGCTGCCTATAACGCCGGGCCACAACGAGTAGTTCAAGCGGGGTATCAGATTCCGGAAATTAAAGAAACTAAGCAGTTCGTTAGTCAGGTAATGGGACTGCAGGGTTTGTTGGAAAAATCCCCAATGTTCAGTTTGTCTAAATAA
- a CDS encoding dockerin type I domain-containing protein has protein sequence MPAVFKGINTKKFSKTAKNINRKEDAVLRKGCRNFWILLWTVMLCFGITAAVVADDFSDYKTAAGKTGVVNLPTVEGGWFTAVDYFPTEATAMIDGKFQAQGRMIAANNDKIYLQRTYGSNQWDVVATVPPGPMDPSFIHVSPDGSKIALGIGYGAPLVIIPTSALSVSNPQSVFNTGRVFTEINYYDGAWVDNRYFVVNGGQWPTGCEPPYYNNPNCSFQSGVGAVDTEVEDPATHVGVPLVLGIPGASADVHVDKNGNLLTGLGWATYPTNRTGELKVWGPGEWDPAAGSELDYGTNTKVVANNILSVAYLGEDAEGNLHVGGGDAFGVGGVNENGYAALIKHGIVNDIAAGTRTTPVTDGDKADNAEYKFFAPDPCQDDSATGILAGNWGKGLAVMWNPTYYETQSSCYGGAGSASDYWLPGVTPRLTIYYPGSAPDTDGDGIPDAADNAYLTPNAGQQDTDGDGYGNAADADLNNDNAVNQSDFLQFRQTFNTADPDADMNSSGEVNQQDYLMFRQRYNSSTPYY, from the coding sequence GTGCCCGCCGTCTTCAAAGGCATAAACACGAAGAAATTTTCGAAAACTGCTAAAAATATAAATAGAAAGGAGGATGCCGTGCTAAGAAAAGGATGCCGCAATTTTTGGATATTGCTCTGGACCGTGATGCTTTGTTTCGGTATCACGGCGGCCGTGGTCGCGGATGATTTCAGCGACTACAAGACAGCGGCCGGAAAGACGGGGGTGGTGAATCTGCCCACGGTGGAGGGAGGCTGGTTCACGGCGGTGGACTACTTCCCCACCGAAGCCACGGCCATGATTGACGGCAAATTTCAAGCCCAGGGCCGCATGATCGCAGCCAACAACGACAAGATCTACCTGCAGCGCACCTACGGTTCCAACCAGTGGGACGTGGTGGCTACAGTGCCCCCCGGCCCGATGGATCCGAGCTTTATCCACGTCTCTCCCGACGGTAGCAAGATCGCTCTGGGAATCGGCTACGGCGCGCCTCTGGTGATCATTCCCACCAGCGCGCTCAGCGTGAGTAACCCGCAGTCGGTATTTAACACCGGACGGGTGTTCACCGAGATTAACTATTATGACGGGGCCTGGGTTGATAATCGCTATTTCGTGGTCAACGGCGGCCAGTGGCCCACCGGCTGCGAACCGCCTTATTACAACAATCCGAATTGCTCGTTCCAGAGCGGCGTGGGGGCCGTGGATACGGAGGTTGAGGATCCTGCAACTCATGTGGGCGTGCCGCTGGTATTGGGCATTCCAGGGGCCTCCGCAGACGTGCACGTGGACAAAAACGGCAACCTGCTCACCGGCCTGGGATGGGCCACGTACCCCACCAACCGGACGGGCGAACTCAAGGTTTGGGGTCCGGGTGAATGGGATCCGGCCGCCGGTTCCGAACTGGATTACGGGACCAACACCAAGGTGGTGGCCAATAACATCCTCAGCGTAGCCTATCTGGGTGAAGACGCGGAGGGAAACCTGCACGTGGGTGGCGGCGATGCCTTCGGCGTCGGTGGAGTGAATGAAAACGGCTATGCCGCCCTCATCAAACATGGCATTGTCAACGACATCGCCGCCGGGACGCGCACTACCCCGGTGACCGACGGCGACAAGGCCGACAACGCCGAGTACAAGTTCTTTGCGCCGGACCCCTGCCAGGACGATTCGGCCACCGGCATCCTGGCCGGCAACTGGGGCAAAGGGCTGGCAGTGATGTGGAACCCGACCTATTACGAGACCCAAAGCAGTTGCTACGGTGGCGCCGGGTCGGCCTCCGACTACTGGCTTCCCGGAGTGACCCCCAGGTTAACCATTTACTATCCCGGCAGCGCTCCTGACACAGATGGCGACGGCATCCCCGACGCCGCCGACAACGCCTACCTGACCCCGAATGCGGGCCAGCAGGACACGGACGGGGACGGCTACGGCAATGCCGCGGATGCGGACCTCAACAATGACAATGCCGTAAATCAAAGCGACTTTCTCCAGTTCAGGCAAACGTTCAACACCGCTGACCCAGATGCAGATATGAACAGCAGCGGGGAAGTAAATCAGCAAGACTATCTCATGTTCCGTCAACGATACAACAGCAGTACACCGTATTATTGA
- a CDS encoding DUF1573 domain-containing protein has product MPASNINRAFGAALLGLWLLFSQTSHTAASQPPPDAPVIRFESESLNLGKVLEGAVLTTRIQVRNTGGAPLHIRKVETGCCGITVLDFPPEVPPGGKDEIQIRINTTGVNGERTFKTAVHSNDPALPVALVKVMAQITPLLSITPDRIFLTGLAGRPLEQQLELIWRGETRLKVHADLNDVARNIRVAISPLTPGRRFLLKAENLLHTPGSYRGRLLLRTNFPGKERIVVPVFGRITPAVAAYPARLVLTHIRCPQCPKQKYSGEVTIRSHDEVPFQVQNAAGEGLTCYVEPLIPGRAYRLQVRYTAESEQPLATHLQIRTDRKDFEVLTIPVSTP; this is encoded by the coding sequence ATGCCCGCCAGCAATATAAATAGAGCCTTCGGTGCTGCTCTCCTCGGCCTCTGGCTGCTGTTCAGCCAGACAAGTCATACTGCTGCGAGCCAGCCCCCCCCGGATGCTCCCGTCATCCGTTTCGAGTCCGAGTCTCTGAACCTGGGGAAGGTGTTGGAAGGCGCGGTGCTGACAACCCGAATCCAGGTCCGGAACACGGGAGGTGCTCCCTTGCACATTCGGAAAGTGGAGACGGGGTGCTGTGGGATCACGGTGCTGGACTTCCCGCCGGAGGTTCCCCCCGGTGGTAAAGACGAGATCCAGATCAGAATCAACACGACAGGAGTCAATGGCGAGCGCACCTTCAAAACCGCCGTGCATTCCAACGACCCGGCCTTGCCAGTAGCGCTGGTAAAAGTTATGGCGCAGATTACCCCGCTGCTGAGCATCACGCCAGACCGGATTTTTCTCACGGGCCTGGCTGGCCGGCCCCTGGAGCAGCAACTGGAACTTATCTGGAGAGGTGAAACCCGTCTGAAGGTGCACGCCGATCTCAATGACGTCGCCCGGAATATTCGGGTGGCGATCTCGCCCCTGACCCCTGGCCGGAGATTTCTTCTGAAGGCGGAAAATCTTTTACATACTCCCGGAAGTTACCGGGGCCGGTTGCTGCTCAGGACGAATTTCCCGGGCAAGGAAAGAATCGTGGTCCCGGTGTTCGGACGGATAACCCCGGCAGTGGCGGCTTATCCGGCGCGGCTCGTCCTTACCCACATTCGCTGTCCCCAGTGCCCGAAGCAGAAATATTCCGGCGAAGTCACCATCCGCAGTCACGACGAAGTGCCCTTCCAGGTCCAAAACGCGGCCGGTGAGGGACTCACCTGCTATGTCGAGCCCCTTATTCCAGGCCGGGCCTATCGCCTCCAGGTTCGCTACACTGCCGAGAGCGAACAGCCCCTGGCAACGCACCTGCAGATCCGGACCGACCGGAAAGACTTTGAGGTACTTACCATTCCGGTTTCCACCCCGTGA
- a CDS encoding pilus assembly protein TadG-related protein, producing MLSDEKGSVAVVVAVCLFALVGVLGFSLDTAFLYVEKNHTQNAVEAAALAGATNLCAGDQEDIEAIVRNVAAENGLTGANHEVFVTFGFYDEMNDYGDFPVYKDFVEKSGMPAGEYVNAVAVACLTNNVTLTGLNKSGTVAAMAVAFLRRFDMVSLDGDILLGHNSQWQNCTFYSNGDIKYPASASMSGKSYGPPTFSDCRLLCAGQMLECPVTVKTSWSGSKMTINWDGGSPHALAGAQTGVSPITEIRPVDEDYLKIWKARADVIYTPADAGKDNVFYSTSSFLYLGKYHYNFDLGGLAGSERRVIFFDAGNPPPDDYRVLIGPKPSTTDMSHTPNGYTISNLTFVTTCPILITHLQTSVYPNLSLGSEGQEQVLIISPKSIEMWTHGVLSEGVVFRTGGDFLVRGARSAKMRVIADGDIDGDTDGVTTRLYYGMLSQPGDCRFGPPCPPVIPKLGVLESSGN from the coding sequence ATGTTGAGCGATGAAAAAGGAAGTGTCGCCGTCGTTGTGGCGGTCTGCCTCTTCGCACTGGTGGGGGTGCTGGGCTTCAGCCTGGACACCGCTTTTCTCTATGTGGAAAAAAACCATACGCAGAATGCCGTGGAAGCCGCCGCCCTGGCAGGGGCGACAAACTTGTGCGCGGGAGACCAGGAAGATATCGAGGCCATTGTCCGGAACGTCGCCGCGGAAAACGGCCTTACCGGGGCTAATCATGAGGTGTTCGTAACCTTCGGCTTCTATGACGAAATGAACGACTATGGCGACTTCCCCGTGTATAAAGATTTTGTCGAGAAAAGCGGCATGCCGGCGGGGGAATACGTCAACGCCGTGGCCGTGGCCTGCCTCACCAATAACGTCACGCTGACCGGGCTCAATAAAAGCGGGACCGTCGCTGCCATGGCGGTAGCCTTTTTAAGGCGGTTCGACATGGTAAGTCTGGACGGCGACATCTTGCTGGGACACAACAGCCAATGGCAAAACTGCACCTTTTATAGCAACGGCGATATCAAGTATCCGGCCAGCGCTTCCATGAGCGGCAAATCATATGGCCCCCCGACTTTCTCCGATTGCCGCCTCCTGTGCGCCGGACAGATGCTGGAATGCCCGGTAACCGTCAAGACATCCTGGTCAGGAAGCAAAATGACCATTAATTGGGATGGCGGTTCGCCGCATGCCTTGGCCGGGGCTCAGACGGGCGTGTCTCCCATCACCGAGATCCGCCCGGTGGATGAAGATTATCTGAAAATCTGGAAGGCGCGGGCCGATGTTATCTATACGCCGGCCGACGCCGGGAAAGACAATGTCTTCTACAGCACGTCTTCCTTCCTGTATCTCGGGAAGTATCATTACAACTTTGATTTGGGCGGACTGGCTGGTTCCGAGCGCCGGGTGATCTTCTTCGACGCCGGCAATCCCCCCCCCGACGACTACCGGGTTCTGATCGGTCCAAAGCCCTCCACTACCGATATGTCGCATACCCCGAACGGCTATACGATCAGCAATCTCACCTTTGTAACCACCTGCCCGATTCTGATAACACATTTACAAACCAGTGTTTACCCCAATCTCAGCTTGGGTAGCGAGGGTCAGGAACAGGTGCTCATCATCTCCCCCAAAAGTATAGAAATGTGGACTCACGGGGTCCTGTCGGAAGGCGTGGTGTTCCGCACCGGCGGGGACTTTCTGGTACGGGGCGCCCGTTCCGCCAAAATGAGGGTCATTGCGGATGGCGACATCGACGGCGATACCGACGGGGTAACGACCCGGCTTTATTACGGGATGCTCTCTCAGCCCGGCGACTGCCGCTTCGGTCCGCCCTGTCCGCCGGTTATACCTAAATTGGGGGTGCTGGAGTCCTCGGGGAATTAA
- a CDS encoding tetratricopeptide repeat protein: MTRKMTFAAKAGLIPRILLVLSLLGLLVPSLWGCSRKTASSQERQMAEMTKRAEMQNQEKWEKEKPKPNHLELARALVDKGLFQVALVQLEQAQDTAGRTCEVYHLTGRCYLGLGQYPKALESFRRALSIDRSYAPSHNGLGLALDLSGSREQAWESYQKAIELNPARADFYSNLGFSKLMAERFQEAEKYLRESLVLNPDLKIAVNNLALCYALQGRFDQAAALLKQYSPPAAASNNLGVLYEINGNRKAALQHYRTALSIDETLPAAQANLGNQGDSRQDRKTAKP; encoded by the coding sequence ATGACTCGTAAAATGACTTTTGCTGCGAAAGCAGGATTAATACCAAGGATACTTCTCGTCCTGTCTCTGCTGGGACTGCTGGTCCCGAGTCTGTGGGGGTGCTCTCGCAAAACCGCCTCTTCTCAGGAGCGCCAGATGGCCGAGATGACTAAACGGGCCGAAATGCAGAACCAGGAGAAATGGGAAAAAGAAAAGCCGAAGCCCAACCACCTGGAGCTGGCCCGGGCACTGGTGGACAAAGGCCTTTTCCAGGTGGCCCTGGTGCAACTGGAGCAGGCCCAGGATACCGCTGGAAGGACATGCGAGGTTTACCACCTTACGGGCCGGTGTTATTTAGGATTGGGCCAGTATCCCAAGGCCTTGGAGAGCTTCCGCCGAGCCTTGTCGATTGACCGGAGCTATGCTCCCTCTCATAACGGCCTGGGCCTGGCCCTGGATCTTTCGGGGTCGAGAGAACAAGCCTGGGAATCCTACCAGAAAGCCATTGAGCTCAATCCGGCCAGGGCCGACTTCTACAGCAACTTGGGGTTTTCCAAGCTCATGGCGGAACGCTTCCAGGAAGCGGAGAAATACCTCCGGGAGAGCCTCGTTCTGAATCCGGATTTAAAAATTGCCGTCAATAACCTGGCCTTGTGCTACGCCCTGCAGGGACGGTTCGATCAGGCCGCGGCGCTGTTAAAACAATATAGCCCTCCCGCGGCCGCGTCCAACAATCTCGGAGTCCTCTACGAAATCAACGGCAACCGCAAGGCGGCCTTGCAGCACTATCGAACGGCCCTCAGCATAGACGAAACCCTCCCGGCCGCGCAAGCAAACCTGGGGAATCAGGGGGACTCGCGGCAAGATCGCAAGACTGCGAAACCGTGA
- a CDS encoding type II secretion system F family protein, which produces MNPWSLTAAVLSFAGVTTLAYYLGRLAEQRLYTRLIKRSLTAGRDRPKSFFGDAAPQRLLTEVVLPLGRLAAPSGEEDLAVIRRLLCQAGYRSAPYNLVEAYFGLRALLALGLGALYVLWLFFAGGWTSRSLLILFLPLTAGYYLPAVILRRQASERRLKIWQELPDVLDLLNICIEAGLSLDSALYRVSRELRDIAPVLSRELAQYFLEIQSGLPRKEVLEKIVDRNQVNALSGVVNVLMQSSRLGTDIAESLKVYSVSLRTERMQAAEEQGAKVSTKLTFPMTMLILPALLLVVLGPAMIKMLEKLSQHF; this is translated from the coding sequence ATGAATCCATGGAGCCTCACCGCCGCGGTATTATCCTTTGCGGGGGTAACCACACTGGCCTATTATCTGGGCCGTCTGGCTGAGCAAAGGCTCTACACCCGGTTAATTAAAAGAAGTCTCACGGCAGGCCGGGACAGGCCCAAGTCTTTCTTCGGCGATGCTGCGCCTCAACGGCTGCTGACCGAGGTTGTCCTTCCCCTGGGACGCCTGGCGGCCCCGTCGGGTGAGGAAGATCTGGCCGTCATCAGGCGCCTTCTTTGCCAGGCCGGATACCGTTCGGCTCCCTATAATCTGGTTGAGGCTTATTTCGGGCTGCGAGCCCTGTTGGCTTTGGGGCTCGGCGCCCTCTATGTGCTCTGGCTATTTTTCGCCGGAGGGTGGACGTCAAGAAGTCTGCTCATTCTTTTCCTGCCGCTGACTGCAGGTTATTATCTCCCCGCGGTGATATTGCGCCGCCAGGCTTCCGAGCGCCGCCTGAAGATCTGGCAGGAGCTGCCCGACGTCTTGGATCTGTTAAATATCTGCATCGAAGCAGGGCTCAGTCTGGACAGTGCCCTATATCGCGTCAGCCGGGAGCTGCGGGATATAGCCCCGGTGCTTTCGCGGGAACTGGCCCAATACTTCCTTGAAATCCAAAGCGGCCTTCCCAGAAAGGAGGTCCTGGAAAAGATTGTTGACCGGAACCAGGTGAATGCCTTGAGCGGAGTGGTAAACGTGCTCATGCAATCCAGCCGCCTGGGAACGGATATCGCCGAATCCCTGAAGGTCTATTCCGTCTCCTTAAGGACCGAACGTATGCAGGCCGCGGAGGAGCAAGGGGCCAAGGTCTCCACCAAACTGACGTTTCCCATGACAATGCTGATCCTGCCGGCCCTCCTCCTGGTGGTCCTGGGTCCGGCCATGATTAAGATGCTTGAAAAGCTCAGTCAGCATTTTTAG
- a CDS encoding type II secretion system F family protein: MTALIAGLVFLTVFGLVLAFYFGYEDLKQARKDQLIRSLTVGRRRGDRMPEEEAVRQETRFLTMLLTRVDLSGLETLIQSAWAGLSLERFFLVSVCCGFVFMLLPLLLFGNAVLSFLAFAAGLCLPLGVLMIRRARREEKLVAQLPDAIDTIVRSLKVGQSVDAATLEVARGFPPPIGADFRAINEEMAMGLPFETVIKNFQRRYPRLPDVRILCATFVIQRETGGKLTDILAGLASTIRARLHFQRRVRASTAEGRTTAFILGILPLGFAAVTWLLRPEYMRVFRDHPLGRKLLVVVILMEAAGFLVMRAMLRVKV, from the coding sequence ATGACCGCACTCATCGCCGGCCTTGTCTTCCTGACCGTATTCGGGCTCGTCCTTGCCTTTTATTTTGGTTATGAGGACCTCAAACAGGCCAGGAAGGATCAGTTGATCCGGAGTCTCACGGTGGGCCGCCGGAGAGGCGACCGGATGCCGGAGGAGGAAGCGGTTCGCCAGGAGACCAGGTTCCTGACAATGCTGCTGACCCGCGTTGATTTGAGCGGCCTGGAGACATTGATTCAATCTGCCTGGGCGGGCCTTAGTCTCGAGCGCTTTTTCCTGGTATCGGTTTGTTGCGGTTTTGTTTTCATGCTCCTCCCCCTCCTTCTATTCGGGAACGCCGTCCTGAGCTTCCTGGCTTTCGCAGCCGGCCTCTGCCTGCCCTTGGGGGTTCTCATGATCAGGCGGGCCCGCCGGGAGGAGAAGCTGGTGGCGCAGCTTCCCGACGCCATCGACACCATAGTGCGGAGCCTCAAGGTCGGGCAATCGGTGGATGCCGCCACCCTGGAAGTGGCCCGCGGCTTCCCGCCCCCCATCGGCGCCGATTTCCGCGCCATCAACGAGGAAATGGCCATGGGGCTGCCGTTTGAAACGGTTATAAAAAATTTCCAGCGGCGCTACCCCCGGCTGCCAGATGTGCGGATTCTCTGCGCCACCTTCGTTATCCAGAGGGAAACGGGCGGCAAGCTGACGGATATTCTGGCCGGATTGGCCAGCACCATTCGAGCCAGGTTACACTTCCAGCGCCGGGTGAGAGCCTCTACCGCCGAAGGCAGGACCACCGCTTTCATTCTGGGGATCTTACCGTTGGGTTTTGCCGCCGTCACCTGGCTCTTGAGACCGGAGTATATGCGCGTTTTTCGGGATCACCCTCTGGGCCGGAAGCTCCTCGTGGTGGTGATTCTTATGGAGGCGGCGGGTTTTCTCGTCATGCGCGCCATGTTGAGGGTCAAAGTATGA
- a CDS encoding CpaF family protein, with the protein MKLSDSLRAGRRLSPVKPRAGIDDQLHQRTYNSVKSKVHFRLVEELDLATVTDLPREELAAAVRQTLQEITTVEQLPLNQTERSMLVSDLMNEIMGLGPLEPLMADPTVQDILVNGHAQVYVEKSGLLTLSATRFRDDEHLMQIIDRIVTAVGRRVDESSPMVDARLADGSRVNVVIPPLSLCGPVLSIRKFAHQALTVEALIDNQSITPEIYEYMRAAIKSRLNILISGGTGVGKTTFLNILSGFIPEAERIITIEDSAELRLHQPHVISLEARPGNTEGRGSVTMTDLVRNSLRMRPDRIIVGEARGGEVMDMLQAMNTGHPGSMSTIHANSPRNALSRIQVMADMGESSFSERALRGLIASAINVIVQLNRLADGKRRVTSISEVTGMQGETVTSQDVFVFEQHGIGARGAVYGVFQGTGVVSSYLDHFRSHGINLNTDIFSFQSHVR; encoded by the coding sequence ATGAAGCTCAGCGACAGTTTACGGGCGGGACGACGCTTGTCCCCGGTAAAGCCGCGGGCAGGCATCGATGACCAGCTTCACCAGCGCACCTACAACTCCGTTAAATCCAAGGTGCATTTTCGCCTCGTGGAGGAGCTTGATCTGGCCACGGTCACCGACCTGCCTCGTGAGGAATTGGCCGCGGCCGTCCGGCAGACCTTGCAGGAAATCACCACGGTGGAGCAACTGCCGTTGAACCAGACCGAGCGGTCCATGCTGGTGTCTGACCTCATGAATGAGATTATGGGCCTGGGGCCCTTGGAGCCGCTTATGGCCGACCCGACCGTCCAGGACATCCTGGTCAACGGACATGCCCAGGTGTACGTAGAAAAAAGCGGCCTTTTGACCCTGAGCGCCACCCGGTTTCGGGATGACGAACACCTGATGCAGATCATTGACCGCATCGTCACGGCCGTGGGAAGAAGAGTGGACGAATCGTCACCCATGGTTGACGCCCGGCTGGCCGACGGCTCCCGGGTCAACGTGGTTATTCCTCCCCTTTCCCTCTGCGGCCCGGTGCTTTCCATCCGCAAGTTTGCCCACCAGGCCCTCACAGTCGAGGCTCTGATAGACAATCAGTCCATTACCCCGGAGATCTATGAGTACATGCGGGCCGCAATCAAATCCCGATTGAACATCCTGATCTCGGGCGGCACCGGGGTTGGCAAGACTACCTTCCTTAATATCTTATCGGGATTCATCCCTGAAGCCGAGCGTATCATCACCATTGAAGACAGCGCCGAACTGCGCCTCCACCAACCCCACGTCATTAGTTTGGAGGCCAGGCCGGGAAACACGGAGGGGCGGGGGAGCGTCACCATGACTGACCTGGTTCGGAACAGCCTGCGCATGCGCCCCGACCGGATCATCGTGGGTGAGGCCCGGGGCGGCGAGGTCATGGATATGCTGCAGGCCATGAACACCGGCCATCCGGGCTCTATGAGCACCATTCACGCCAATTCTCCCCGCAACGCCTTGAGCCGCATTCAGGTAATGGCTGATATGGGTGAATCCAGCTTCTCCGAGCGGGCCCTGCGGGGCTTGATCGCCAGCGCCATCAACGTCATCGTGCAGCTCAACCGGCTGGCGGACGGGAAGCGTCGGGTCACCAGCATATCGGAAGTTACCGGAATGCAGGGGGAAACCGTCACCTCCCAGGACGTCTTTGTGTTCGAGCAGCACGGCATCGGCGCCAGGGGGGCGGTGTACGGCGTTTTCCAGGGAACGGGAGTAGTCAGCTCCTATCTTGATCATTTCCGCAGCCACGGCATAAACCTTAACACGGATATATTCTCTTTTCAAAGTCACGTGAGGTGA